In Brachionichthys hirsutus isolate HB-005 chromosome 20, CSIRO-AGI_Bhir_v1, whole genome shotgun sequence, the genomic stretch TTCTACCACTCCCCCCAAGAACCATTGTGGGCCCTTTGGCGGGCCCCTCTTTCATAACCTCCTCTTTCAGGGCCTCTTTTTATTCTGAATACCAAGATGTCCAATTTCACATTTGCCAAAAAAGATCCACAACAATAGAATTgaccaaaaatatatataaaccacGAGCTTCTAACTCAAGGTTTTACTCTTCGGCAAGCAAGAGCATCATCAcctctcatcctcttcttccaAACTGTGCATTCACTTGACTGGCAATCAGTTAGCTGCTCATTTAGCACTTGAGAGGCAGACCATTGGCTTGTCTCCTTAATGCCCACGGGAGCCAATGGCATTTGGACGGCATTAAATAACGTCACTCTGCAGGCCTCACATGATCAGAGCTGACCTCAGAACATGGTCACTGGATTGGGTTTCAGGGCAGCCGATTAGAGCAGATCTGTGCTGCTGATGAATTATCTTACCAGTTAAAGCCTGCAGAAGCTGGTGTAGAACTGCAGGCAATTAAATTTCACATTCAAACATGCCTTTGAGATGTTCTGTGTGACGGGAGCAATGAACACTTGtttgctccagctgcttctggTCACAGCTGTCCAGTTTGTGTAATGACAGATTAGGATCAATGGACTGTAGTATTgctttgttgttggttttattgATTGCTGTTGATTcactggtctgtgtgtgtgtgtgtgcgtgcacttcCATAATTAAGGCTTTTCCTAATGCGTCCTTCAACACTCCCAACCTTCATGGTTTTTACAGCAAACAATTTCAGGAATGTTTGTGGGATAATATGTGATCTGATTTGATGCTGCTGAGACCCCGTCCTTGTAAATCAGggcaaaatgaaatatataatgTTAAACTGGATGAAACAAAATTTATCCCCCCTCGCCAAACAGATCATGGCGAGTTATCAGGCCATCGCTAAACGAGGCTTAGTGTCCTCCTATTCCATCAGGACGTTTTCATTCCAGCTCGGAGCTTTCAGTCGCATATTTAGCTCTTTGAACAGGGACATTGATTTCTGGTCCCATGCCATGTATTTCCAACAGGGCCCTAAGCAGGCATAAGTGCTCTTCCAAAAGCAAAAGACGACAATAATAATCAGCGAGCGACCTCAACAGTGATAGACTCCCTCGAGCCCCATTTAAAAGCCCTTAAGAAAAAAAGTCCTCTTCCTTAAGGACATAAATCAGCTCAGATAGACATGAGGAGGAtgctgtgtgtgcatatgtCTGTAGTCTGTGTTATAATCACCCCAATCAAGACTTTACGATAAGATTaagacccccccacccaatgTTAATCCTTAGCAGCAGTTTTGATCAGCATATGTTGTGGGTGCAATCACACACGGGAGAGGAGTGTCCTCTGGGAGCTCAATTATACAGAGAGACATTATGAGATCCGTCTTTAAAGTTAAGGGGCAAGTTAAATAATCACAACGCATGAGAGCAGCTTGtcggcataaaaaaaataaaaaggacaaattTAATCAGAAatatagatatttattttaaataaaagaatagTTTTTAAGTTAGAAATGTCTGGCCGGATTGTGTTGAATCTCAGCCGTGCGTCCTACTATCcgtatatcctcctgagacccagcccgttgacatgcgtcctctgtaatggacaaatgtccactccagaggacagacacgctgactggctgggtctcaggaggatatggcaGCCAGGTGTTTCCACTGGAACGGGGAAGCTTGTTTACTCACCATTCAGCCCATTGGGGATGCTCCTGTGATGATGCGGTGCCGACAGGTCATCCATGGACCTCCTCATGGTGGGGCCCATCTTACTGCTGTCTGAGGTGGGCTTGTGGTTGTGATGGTCGGGGCTCCCGGCGCTACCTGTGCTGgacgtgctgctcccatctccAACGTCCCTCACCGTGCCGGTGCCACCGTTCAGGTTGGTCAAGCTGGACTGACTGTCTATGGAACTCCTGGACCCTGCTCCATTCCTCTCCTCGTCCAGCATCAGGATGATCTCCTTCAGCTCAGAGTTCTCCCTCGACACGGCCTCCTGATTGGCCTCCAACTCCTTCAGCTTCATCATGTAGGCGCCCACCTCCTTCCACATGGCGCTGGCGGTGTAGCGGCCGAAGCGCTGCCACTCCCGGGACAGCTTCTTGCCCTTCTGCCGGTCGTcgtccaggaagcagcagagctcCCGGAGCTCGTGGTTGTCATCTTGCATCTTCTGATTGATCTCCTTCAAGCTGCGGATTTCGTGCAGGTGCATCTGCAGCCGCCGGTTGATGTCTTTCATCATGTTTCCGTGCTCGATCATCAAGCTCATCTTCTCGCCGTCGACCCTCCTCAACCTGCGGAGCAGCTCGTCTCTGCTGCACCGCAGCAGCTCCTCATCCGTCAGATGGCTCACATCCTCCATGGGTCCCTCAGACAGATTTTTAGCCATGGCTCTGTTGTCTTGGTTTGTTGAAAAAGACGGATTGAAATTACTTGTCCAAACTCATTTAATCAAGTCTTAGTTTGTTAGATTGTGTCAAATTACATTGTCCAAAAAATGTGAAAGTCCTCCCTTTTCAACAGGCCAGCTTAAAGGAAAATATTATTATGACGCTTCAGGGAATGAAATAAAAGCCCCCACCAATACTTCACAGGTAAAATCCTCTATACATTTCGCTTGCAAACACCGGTTCTTGCATTCGGCCAGTAGCGCATCATTTTTTATATCGATTACCAGTGATCTTCCGTTCAGGTCTCCGTCAGCGGCGCCGAGTCCCGTCAACACAAACCGTGTCCCGTCGCAATGTGCGCCGTTTCTGCTGCACATCGCTCCATTTGAACGATGCTTTCATACAAAACACACTAAACCTAAGACTATTTAAACAACATGTGTTTAATCGAACTGGTAGAAATGCAcgtaaaaaaaattacacctctaaaaaaaaatccgactttttttttttttttttttttttaccggcaGCGCATTCCTGGACGCGCTTTTACCGTCAGCGACCGACGCTCCTCGGATAAGCCTCTTCACTGAGATGGTGAGTTTGTTGGACGGAGGATTCAAGCTGTTCCAGGATCAGCGGccgacccctcctcctcctcctcctcttcctcttcctcctcctcctccactcgaGTTTAAAATGATTCAAGAGGCTCTTTTGCCAAGCCGTCCAATCAAGGCGTGGGAGAGAGGAGTGGGTTGCAGGTACGAAAACAGCCGCTGAGGACTCTGAAAGCGCAGGCTCGTCCCTCTTAAAGGCACATcaacaagtaaaaaaatacatttaactttaaaaaatacacaGCTTTATAAAGTATGGCGCAAAAGGATAtgtaaaacatgcatcttaTTTTGCATGAGTGAACAAATCGAAAATGTCGGCATAGACCTCTCACGACACTGATTCACATTCACCAGCATTTTAgtcatgaaaaaaatgaaaacacaatcctTCAACGAAATTTACACGAGTGTTTGCTTTTTAAGCGTAAATTCCCTTCATAGGGGAGTTGAACAGGTGCGTCAGATATCTCTTTTTAATACTCgcggcgccccctggtggtagATTATTGGtaataaacaaacatggctGCTCGAGTTGATCAAAGATCACTGCACagaaagcatgaaaacaaatacaGCTGCAGGTGGAAACAGATACAGACAAATGCATTAATTTAGGTTTGTATCAAGCAAAAGAGGGATTCCGTAAATGTTAttgtctatttatttttcagtgaaTTCAAGACAGAAAACATcgaaatcagaatcagaatcagaatcagaagtagtttattgtcattgtcaatgaGATTTCACTGAcgaggaatgtttctcggtgaagtcatgctacatgtaacagtaatgacaaaatacaaaaaacatacaagtacaaaACATAGTTTGCATCAGTcataatgagaaaatatttaccttctgtgatttatttttatttgcttaaaACTTGTATcatcaaatatttttatattagtGTTAAATGTTCAAAAGCCAAATGTTTAGCTAAGCAGATTTAGGTACGAATAATACTGTAAGTTATCCAGTTTTCCCACACCCTCATGCATCTATCAATCTAATGAGCAATGCTGATACTGTGTTCcttgaaaacaaaaagaagaagcaatgAAGCAACACACATTTTACTTAGAGCTGCGGTACAGAGTTCTATTATCAATATGGTactgcatatttattttatttgttaagaTCCCTGTGGTTCATGTAGCACATCACTCCACTCCTCGGCCTGAGAGTTCCGGTATCATGGATCTCAAAAGTCTGTCCTGGTAAAAGGTTGAAGTCAAACCTCTGGAGCAGCTTGGCCATCACCACTTTAGCTTCCATCTGTAATCACCACAACACCCACTGAGTTAACTCTGTGTTGTTGTCAGGTTATATGTTTGTGTTGAGTTTCATGAGAGTAAATACCCACCTGAGCAAAAGTCTTTCCCACGCATGAGCGTGGACCGATGGAAAAAGGGAAGTAGCAGTAGTAAGGTCTGCAGATCAGAGAAGGAATAGTTCATTAAAATACACACCACTTTCCTTTTTCTATCTGAACCTATGATCAGTGTCTGCATGTCATTGTGTGGCATTAGCTTCACGCGACTTACTTTGGTGCATCTGGGTGAAATCTGTCAGGATCAAATGTCAGCGGGTCTTTGAAGAATCGATCCAATCGACCAGTCACGTAGGTGTTGAACTGAAGTttagaataaaatgtgttaatattTCTACAGCAGATTATTTTTATGCTGTCAGTATTTTATATTGAAGTGACTGATGTTCATGTCCTtcatatatgcacacacacaaagctcagGGCATGGTACCATCTTCAATAGTGTTTAAATACTCCCTGTTATACACTCAGACAGTATGGAGCACATTCTGTCTACAAGGAGGGCGATCAAGCaagttttatctttttttaagTGCATGTGTAAAAGGTAACATGCTTCTGTTACACCTCTGAGCCTTGTGGAACATAGTCTAGACTTGAATCACATGCTGGAATGTCTGATGGCTCCTGTCTCACCATACATGTGACTCCCGCGGGTATCTTGATGCCGTCAATGACAAGGTCAACCAGTAGATCACGAGATGTGCCTGGAGCTGGCGGATAAAGTCTCAGAGTCTCTTTTAGCACCTCGTGTAGGTTCAGAAACAAGAGATGAGATACACTTTAGTAAAACTGCAGTGAATGTAGGCAAGTTAAAAAATTACTTCATGAAACATACCTGTGAAAGGTAGACCAGATTTCCCAGATTATCGTAACTGATGTCCTGTTTCAtcccgatgacatcatccaccTCTTTCTTTActctgagaaataaaataaaaaagacaagcagCTGAAGAAACCACCACTCAATAGCTTCATTGTGCTTTTCAATGCATAATCAAGTCTCACTTCTCCAGTATGTCAGGATGTCTTGCAAGTTCCATGAGACAAAAAGTCAGCTGACTGGCTATAGTCTCCTGTCCTAAAATGTGACAAACAGCAAAGTGAATCATCACCATAATAATGTCATCATAATTCATCTCTATACCAAGAAGTGGATCTTAAAATAACTGTTATCCTAAAACACACTAAAATGTCTTTATCTTTACTTTGGAGAACTTCTCCCATTAAAGCAGAAACAACAGAGACTCACCCGCAATTAAAAATCCCATAAAATTGTCCACCATGCACTCTTCATCTTCTGGAGTCATGCTTTCCTCTGGAATGATAAGAATACAAGATGGAACTAGTAATCAAAACCCAGTCATGTGATC encodes the following:
- the ccdc85cb gene encoding coiled-coil domain-containing protein 85C-B — protein: MAKNLSEGPMEDVSHLTDEELLRCSRDELLRRLRRVDGEKMSLMIEHGNMMKDINRRLQMHLHEIRSLKEINQKMQDDNHELRELCCFLDDDRQKGKKLSREWQRFGRYTASAMWKEVGAYMMKLKELEANQEAVSRENSELKEIILMLDEERNGAGSRSSIDSQSSLTNLNGGTGTVRDVGDGSSTSSTGSAGSPDHHNHKPTSDSSKMGPTMRRSMDDLSAPHHHRSIPNGLNDSSSNYIRQLETKVRILEDDNNKLHSQAYNRYSLSQIQTRKQCNPGDLRALRKGMTLYHSESQLSSLPQRQDTGHMGTGRLPTSESSPATGYLSCVQKPEAVVHAMKVLEVHENLDKQVPEDYEDDLSEKEKAIVREMCNVVWRKLGDAAGSKMSVRQHLSGNQFKGPL